Proteins from one Cicer arietinum cultivar CDC Frontier isolate Library 1 chromosome 3, Cicar.CDCFrontier_v2.0, whole genome shotgun sequence genomic window:
- the LOC101503600 gene encoding uncharacterized protein, giving the protein MELIGCSSSAHQSDSSGGSHDVSKNNLTGKEAFVNHGEIAWNQIRKEWVGDQSTKLQRPPKDSTICLTESSDDILFSKEPFRPPIPLATIVSYLLKNWHEEGLYEIGNR; this is encoded by the exons ATGGAATTAATCGGTTGTAGTTCAAGTGCCCATCAGAGTGACTCTTCAGGAGGGTCACATGATGTCAGCAAAAATAATTTGACTGGGAAAGAAGCCTTTGTAAACCATG GTGAAATAGCGTGGAATCAAATAAGGAAAGAATGGGTTGGTGATCAGTCTACAAAATTACAGAGACCACCGAAAGATTCAACTATATG CCTGACAGAAAGTTCTGACGATATACTTTTCTCCAAAGAACCTTTTCGTCCGCCTATACCATTAGCT ACGATCGTAAGCTATTTACTAAAAAATTGGCATGAGGAAGGTCTCTATGAAATAGGTAACAGGTAA
- the LOC101503922 gene encoding probable xyloglucan endotransglucosylase/hydrolase protein 32, giving the protein MALFLVTILILMTTSCNAYWPPSPAYWPSSKFNSINFYKGFTNLWGPQHQRIDQNALTIWLDRTSGSGFKSVRPFRSGYFGASIKLQPGYTAGVITAFYLSNNEAHPGYHDEVDIEFLGTTFGKPYTLQTNVYIRGSGDGKIVGREMKFHLWFDPTKDFHHYAILWSPKEIIFLVDDVPIRRYPRKSDATFPIRPMWLYGSIWDASSWATEDGKYKADYKYQPFVARYTNFKASGCTAFAPLWCHPVSASPYGSGGLTSQQYRAMRWVQRYQLAYNYCQDPKRDHRLTPECWS; this is encoded by the exons ATGGCTCTTTTTCTAGTTACTATTTTAATCTTGATGACTACTTCATGCAATGCTTATTGGCCACCTTCACCTGCTTACTGGCCAAGTTCTAAGTTCAACTCTATCAACTTTTACAAAGGTTTTACAAATCTTTGGGGTCCTCAACACCAAAGAATAGATCAAAATGCATTAACAATTTGGCTTGATAGAACCTCAGGAAGTGGATTCAAATCGGTTCGTCCGTTTCGATCCGGTTACTTTGGTGCTTCTATTAAGCTTCAACCAGGTTATACTGCAGGAGTTATAACAGCTTTCTAT CTATCAAACAATGAGGCACATCCTGGTTACCATGATGAAGTGGACATTGAGTTTCTAGGGACAACATTTGGAAAACCTTATACTTTGCAGACCAATGTTTATATAAGAGGGAGTGGAGATGGGAAAATTGTTGGTAGAGAGATGAAGTTTCATCTATGGTTTGATCCTACCAAAGATTTTCATCACTATGCTATACTTTGGAGTCCTAAGGAAATAAT ATTCCTTGTGGATGATGTGCCTATAAGGAGGTACCCGAGGAAGAGTGATGCAACATTTCCTATAAGACCAATGTGGCTTTATGGTTCAATATGGGATGCATCATCATGGGCAACTGAAGATGGAAAATACAAAGCTGATTACAAATATCAACCTTTTGTTGCAAGGTATACAAATTTTAAAGCTAGTGGTTGCACAGCCTTTGCTCCTCTTTGGTGCCATCCAGTTTCAGCCTCACCATATGGTTCTGGTGGGTTAACCTCACAACAATATAGAGCTATGAGATGGGTGCAAAGATATCAACTCGCTTATAACTATTGTCAAGACCCCAAAAGAGATCATAGATTAACACCCGAGTGTTGGAGTTAA